The stretch of DNA GACAGCGAACGGAGTTTTTCTCGCTTTTCGTTCGTTGGTTGGTTTGTTTGAACCCTCCtaatttattatatatagatatatatatatatatatatagatattttGTGCTTTTGTTTCTAATTACAGCTGATtcaattaaaactaattaaattGGGTTTAAATACATACTACTACTTGTACTCCTTACAGGTAATCAAATGAAAAATCAGTTTGCTGTTGGTGCTGATGCTTACGCAATACGTAGTAATAATCCAACAGACCAGGCTGTTTCTCTTGATCATTGGAGTAAGTAGTCAGTTTGCGTTGAACGTGAACCAGGCCACGAGCTTctttggtttcttatcctaggaTTACTCGTAAAGTCGTAAGTACGGCACTTTTAATCAAGAATAAAAAAAGTAAGAAATAAAAATCATCATTAAGTTAAAATAATGAATAGTATTGTCCTCGGTAGCAAAATAAGTATACGTCTTACATTTCAACAAGTCGATCAGTCCCAATTTTGATGAATTGTATAAAAGAACATATTAATATAATCATGATACtaaataagtattattagattaattGTGCTATTGTTTTTTTTGTAGTACATTgatttttttagagaaatatataaatattaattagtttttttataaatctaTTTAAATCTCCGTCTCTTCTCATCTCTTCCCTTTCTCTCCTCTCTATCTCTTTATTGTATCTTTATtctctatatctatatatatctattatatatatacttaaaaaAACTCTAAATTCATCATCTATCATCTATTCGGTGATACTAAATCCTCAACTCCTGCTCATGAGTCTGCATCCTATACGAATCATATTCCACCCGAAGGTCACAACTCTATGTCCTACCAGGTTACAATATAAGTCTTCGGAGCTCATGCGTCTACGTCAAATTACTAAGGGTTTAATTCAAAAAATTATAAACCTAATGTAATATATATAGGGATGAAAACGATCGATAGGAGGCTAAATCACTTTCGTTTTCATTTTTTTCTCGAAAATAAAGACGATATGATATTGTCAGGAATGAATACGGCGTTGATATTCTAGCAATTTCGAACACAATAGTAGTCGATTGGAAAATATATCAATACGGCGTTGATATTCTAGTAAAATCGACATATAGTGTAAAATCGACATAGTTCACACTATATGAGGTCTCAAAACAATAGTAAATCATGCAACATTACGACAATTCTTGACAAAGACACAAATAAATGATAATGCTTCAAGTGGATTCGACATAGTATAGTGATCAAAATATGAATTATTAGGTCATCCTCAATGGaaatttcatgacacagtttccaacacatcaatattttggaaacaatgcataggagtttcatgaggatgaaactctctctactccatgaaactcttatcatctctctcttcattaatgtaGCGCCACATCAGTATATCTAATGTGtatgaaactctaatgaaaccccattgagactggccttagagtTCCTCTTAGAGGGTATAGCCTGTAGGCTATGAATGTTAGACATATCATTAATTAAAGGCCTTTGAATCCGTAATTATCAATAATAAATTACCAGTTAAATATGGAAATTTTCGGAAACGGTCAGAAAAAAAGGTAAAatcatttttgttttcattttttattattttcatcATTATCGTTTTCGTTTTTTAGTTACTGTCACTATTTTTGTTTAGACCTAATGAAAAAAAACTCGAAAACGATTTTCAAAAAACAGAGATTATcatttttttgttttcatcacTAGATGTACGGACATATACCTTTATGTAGATAAATATAAGTTTTGAAAATACAAGATATGGAATTATTTTGACACGGAGAAATTAGTAAGGCCGGatgaataaaaaaaaaacagctaatTGCCTGCTGCTGCAGCAGCGGCACGTGGTGGTTTCGCGGGGCCCACACGCAGCGTCCGCGGTCCGCCGCCCTGCCGACACGTAGCCGTAGGTAGGCAGCCAGCCTCCGAATGGTCAAGCCAAGCACGAAGAATGATGACGGCAGCTCAGAGCGTACGTGAAGATGATGATTTTGCTGCCGTCATCCGTCCTGGAAAAAGATGGCAGATACCAAAGAGTAAAACGTAATTACGGGCAGCGATTATTATCTCCTTCCTACTACGACGTATGAAGTGTTGTTTGTTTTGGTAACGGACCGTATGTTTTCAACCAAATGGCAACATAATGATGTATACAATAATATTCATAATTAGTCTTGGTTACATATAAAAAATTAAACTGTGCTTATAGACAACATGCTGTCTGAGAGTTGTACGATCCTTTTAATTATCTGTATGTTAAATTTTAGCATTTTAAAGACGACCACCCATCTTTGAGTTGTACTTGACACCATTCAATTAGATGCAGAAAATAGAAAAGCATGGCAGGACTGGCACACCGACCATGACGAAACTAGACAGCGACCATTCCATTCCttgctttcttcatcaactgctATCCAATCCACTCGATCACAAATCACATGCAtgcctttatttattttatttgccaGTGAGGAAGTGCACTCTATGTTATTCTTGGCTGGCGAAACTGCATCGATCGTTAGATATATTGAGCACTCGTGCATAAAAGAGGGTTTGTTTTGTGTTTTGGGGGAGAAAACTAAATATTTTGGCGATGCATAGATCCATTCTTACCAAGCTGATAGATACTACGGTCCCAGCCCAACAACCTAACTTTAGGCCCGGACAACGCATTGATGAGTCGTAGGCCGCTCTGGGCTGCGTTCCCCGTGCGCAGGCGGAAATGGGCTGCGTATTAATTAACCGCCAAAGAAGTAAATAAAGCTAGCATAAAATAAACAATCTCATGGAGTGGTAATAAGGCAGCCTGCCCTTGTTACTtgtctctaaaaataatttgtgTAGCATGCAGTGATAAAAATGTTCTCCAAACCATCATTTTCAAGGGCTATCAGTATAACTTtatttcgcaaaaaaaaaaatacaacttAGAATAATAATTACGTATATGTTTTTAAATCACTTATAGTTGGTAAGTGCTGGAAAATAATTTCAATTGCAGCCTTCCTTCGCTAAAATTTAATTAATTAGTTAATGAGCCCATTGTATATTTAAAGACTTTGATAGGATTGCATTCACATGTAGCTATTCCATTTAATTATGACCACACCATCAATTGTTATATAACTTGATTCTTTTTCAATTTTGAATTTGGCCAAGTTTCGtggtttgaattttttttgatgcGTTTGGAATATTTAGAGACAGAATGAACTTTTCAATCCACGAAAATCAGGTGCAAGAATTATAACGATGAAAAATGCCTGCGGCGCCACGAGGGTGAAGAATAAGGTGTACACGCTCTACTTTCTTAACATGTACTGTACAATGCTAACTTGTATGTAATAAAACTTCTTCatcctagggccttgtttacttcccaaaaaattttgcaaaattttttagattctccgtcacatcgaatctttagacgcatgcatgaagtattaaatatagacgaaaataaaaactaattgcatagtttggtcggaattgatgagatgaatcttttgagcccagttagttcatgattagacaatatttgtcacaaacaaacgaaagtgctacagtacctgttttgcaaaattttttggaactaaacaaggcctaagacgtTTCAAGCGGGATGCTAGAGTTAGGTCATTTACAGGGATGTAAGAACCTATTTTGTTCAGGCTGTTTGTTTTTAACATCTATCCCatcaaatgtttggacacatgcatgaagtactaaatatagactatttacgaaactaaaaacacagctaaagAACCATTTGCCAGACAATTTTTTttaatctaattagtctattaTTGAACACTAATTGATATAGTTACAAATATGCTACACTAccggttaaactttaacacctccaACCAACACCCCTTAACCCTGTTCAATTATCAATATACATTAACATTCTTATGTCACTTTTCGAAGAGTCATTTTCAACATAGGGAGGCATCGAATTCTCAAAcacatatattttattttctaaaatATGGTTTTTCCAACTCCTAAATTAGTATGAGGAGGAAAAAAAGAAGTCATCTCCAAAAGTTTTCTATGTTTCTATCCTATTTTTTCTCGGTATTTTTTCCTACGACCCGGTCTTATGTTTTGTATCAGGAACTTTCAATTTGTTTTTGTACACGTTTAAGCCCTTCCACCAAATCTCTCTCTTACTTTTTTTCTCATTTGGAATCATTCTGTCTTTCTTTTTGCTTACTACATGGGCCGGAAAAACTCCAGATGCACACTCCTAGGCCTCGCACATATATGCGCGCTCGGGAGAAAATTTTGCGAGGTTACGAAAGATGGAAAGGGAAGATGTCAAATTATTGGAGAgagttttttttcttattttgccaaaaaattaAAGATGGAAAAGTTGGAtgacaaactgttggagatgctctaagacaataaataaataaataaataaaatcctTGGAATAACACAAATGTTACCGAATGCATGCTTTGATGTGTTTTATAAGCGTTTTTTCATTGATGTTGCACCTTGGCACGTTGTAGTGTCTAGCACGCATGGTTACTTCATcaaatcaaaagaaaagaaaagaagaagaagaagaagaagatgcagGGTGGGTGACTCGTCGGTTATTCAGTGGAGTGGAGAAAATGGATCGGCCAAAACGCAACAAGCAAGACGACGCGCTACTAATGAACTGAAGTCGCTAGCTACCGTGGCTTCTTGTTGAGCCCGAAGCGCCACGCGAAGAATGCGTCGCGCACCCACGCAGGCGACGCGGCGAGCACCGCGAACAGCAGCGTCATGTTGCCGTAGACGATCTCCCTGGGCGGTCGCGCGCTCATGACCCGTCGCGCGACGTGCCTAGCGAAGACGCCGgcgtcggtggacttgctcgtCTGCGACGCCCGTCCACGCTCCTCGATCGCCGCCGCGAAGCCCCGGTACATCCGCCACTGATGGTCCTGctgtccggcggcggcggcggcgagctggGTGGCGTTGGCGCGTCCCAGCCCTGACCTGACGGCGCCCGGGACGACCTTGACGACGTGCACGCCGAAGGGGCGGAGCTCGAGCCGCAGCGCGTCGGTGGCGGCGTGCACGGCGGCCTTGGACGCGCAGTACGGCGCCGCCCATGGCGTGGCGGCGGTGCCCACCACGCTGCCCACGTTGACGACGCGCCCGGTCCCGCGCGCCGCCATGTGCGGCGCCACGGCGCGCACCGTGCGGACCTGGCCCAGGAAGTTGACGTCCACCGCGCGGGACACCGCGGCGCCCGGAAGCTCCGCTAGCGGGCCCGTGCACCCGACCCCGGCGTTGTTGACCAGCACGTCGATCCGGCCGTGACGCGCCAGCACGGCGCCGACGGCGGCGGAGACGCTCGCGTCGGAGGTGACGTCCAGCGGGAGTGCTTCCGTGGACGGCGTGTCCGCGAGGTCGGCGGCTAGGCTGGGGACACGGTCGGGGATGTCGGTGGCCACCACGTGGCAGCCTAGCCCCGCAAAGGCCTGGCAGTACTCGTACCCGATCCCGCCCTTGGCGCACCCCGTGATGAGCACCACCGGCGGCTGCTCGCCGTCTTGCTGCTGCTgggcgtcgtcgtcgccgtcgccggtcGCCATGGGTTCGGGTGCGTGTGCGTGCATGGGAGATGCAATGGTGCTCACACAACACGACGCAACTTTGCGACATGGAGGGCGTCTTATATAAGTGCACAGCAGGATTAACTAATGGATCATTATAGTGATGAAGATTAATAATGAAATAGTTGATGCGCGCCCGGCCGGTTGAATTGGTTAGTGATTGGGGTGTCCGTCGTGAGGAATATGCAGGAGGGATATGCGGTTGGAGTTGGCGCCTTCCCCTTGGGCTCTCTAGCTCTGCATGCGTGTTGCTTGCTCATCTTCTTGGGAGCTCCGGCGATCttccgcggcggcggccggcgacATCCTACACTGCAGGGCCGGCGGGCGACATCAGTTCTGTGCTGTTAGGTTGATCTCAGGCCCAGCCCAACGGCTGGGGCCTCTTTCCCTCTGgatcgcgccctgatcgggggcgcccaaccgatccatggttggtgggcccccgaCGCGCTGCGCTATAAAAAGAGGAGTGGGGGCCGCAGGCACGCAACCCTAAGTTCGCCGTGCACACACCTCACTCCACAAACCCTCCCACCCCGCCGTCGGTCAGTGCCGGTGGAGGCCTGAAGGACGACGGGATCTACTCCGCCACCGCGTCGACACTCTCAACATGGACGCCACCAGATCCGCTCTCGCCGGGAACACTGATGGTCGAAACCCTAACCTATCTGTTTCTCTGTTTTCTAGTGTAGATTAATCATATGGATGTACCACAGTTTACTGCTATATGTTATTTGTACCCCGACTCGATACACTACTAGTAGATCTTGTTTCTATCAATGGAATGGTATTAGATCCGATCTAGTAGTAGATCGGGACTCGGGGACCACCCAGCAAGCACAGCAAGTAAGAGgggattctttttttttcaaaatcctAAACCTAACTCAGTCAAAACCGAGACCACCCTAACCCTAACGCCCAGATCCAAACGAGTATAGATCGGGGAAAGAGACACCTAACCCCAGTAAGCACAAGAAACATAGCAGAGAAATCCAGATcgaggaagaaaaaaaagagcaaGTCTCGGCGAGAAAGAGCCCTCCATGGGGGCCAAGCACAGGGCACCCTCGCGACTTCCATCGACGGCGGCGCGCTCACCCACCACGGGGAGCGCGACCTCCGGCGATAGGGCCCGCGGGGCGCCACCTCCTCCGACCGCCAAGGACTCCAGCGCTGCTGCAAGCGGCGGTTTCTGCTGCTGGCTACGGCGCAGgctggagaagagagagagaaagcaaGAAGGTGCCGGCCGGAACGACGGCGTCTTCTCTGGCGCCGGCGTGCCCCCTGGTCGCGGCCATCTGGCTCCTGCGCCGGCGCCGTCGGCTGCTGAGTCAGGAAGAAagcaaaagaaagaaagaaactagggtttgggaaagcCAGCGGCAGTCGGCGGGGTTTTTATCCACGCGAGATTAACGTTGCGTCGTTAGATCAAGATAGACGGTCAGGATTCATCTGGGCCAGAAACAGCCCATGCGGGTTTCGGCACTGGGCCGAATTCGCGCCGCCGGCCCAGGTTGCGGCCTGGCTGGGCGCGCCCACTCCCGCGCGAAATGGGCTAGGCCAAAACCAAGTACCTGGGCCGCCAGCCgaagcaaacaaaaaaaaacatcggCTGGGCCTGGGCGCTGCGCGCTGCCTAGCTCCGCCGCAAGCTGGGCCGCTAGCGGCCGTGGGCCGAATGGCTGGCCGCGGCCCGTTTAAGCATAGAAATTATTTTGTTATATTCTATTTGATTTTCAGAAGCATTTAAATATTCGTTTTGCTCAGTTTTAAATTCTATTTAATTTGCACCAACGTGTATATTATCTAGAAAGCACAGTCAGCTAGTTATGCTTCTGAAAATTGCAAGTAAATTAATGTTTTTCCGCTGCGCAAGTTAATTTTCATTCTCATATTAAATTGAACCAACGGGATATTTAATTTGAGAAGCGAGTCATAAAGCCTAGAATTTTTTGTGATATTGTTATTTTTTTGACCAACGTTAATAATAGCAATATTGCAAATTCCAATTTTAtgcatttattctattctgcccAACGGTGATTAGAATTTATGTAGAGAGTTATTTTTGCATATCTTGATTTTGACCaacgttaaattaagatatgcaattattttttctagatttaATGTTGATGTTCTCactattttctcatatttaatttcAGACCAAGCACTCAATGCGATGCACTTCATCAGTGCAATCCCAAAGCTGACGGGGCAGAACTATGTTCTGTAGCGCGAGGAACTTGATGCAGCTTTAGCACTTGCTGAGATAGATTTGGCTCTTCAGGAGCCAAAGCCCACTGAGCCAGAGGAGCCCGAAAGGGCTCAGAACGAGACCGATGAAGCTTTTGCTAATCGGAAGCGAGACTTTGCTCCCATCAGAGTGAAGTATGATCTTGAGAAGTACAAGT from Sorghum bicolor cultivar BTx623 chromosome 8, Sorghum_bicolor_NCBIv3, whole genome shotgun sequence encodes:
- the LOC8065243 gene encoding uncharacterized protein LOC8065243, whose amino-acid sequence is MHAHAPEPMATGDGDDDAQQQQDGEQPPVVLITGCAKGGIGYEYCQAFAGLGCHVVATDIPDRVPSLAADLADTPSTEALPLDVTSDASVSAAVGAVLARHGRIDVLVNNAGVGCTGPLAELPGAAVSRAVDVNFLGQVRTVRAVAPHMAARGTGRVVNVGSVVGTAATPWAAPYCASKAAVHAATDALRLELRPFGVHVVKVVPGAVRSGLGRANATQLAAAAAGQQDHQWRMYRGFAAAIEERGRASQTSKSTDAGVFARHVARRVMSARPPREIVYGNMTLLFAVLAASPAWVRDAFFAWRFGLNKKPR